From Caretta caretta isolate rCarCar2 chromosome 14, rCarCar1.hap1, whole genome shotgun sequence, the proteins below share one genomic window:
- the LOC125621481 gene encoding L-amino-acid oxidase-like: MDTDFSHILLQTFLLVLVPSLQILPGIETKWEECFIDPDYEELVAIARNGLENGCRSKKVVIVGAGISGLTAAKLLKDAGCKVLILEASHRLGGRIVTHREQDWYVELGAMRLPAHHRLVREFIKKLKLKLNPFYNSNDKGWYFVNNIRARAGEVDRNPDILQYPVLPTERGKSARELYNQTLDKVTTDCSALKEKYDSFSTKEYLIKEGNLSRGAIDMIGDVMNEDGLFHLSFLYSVMVFSTFSEKSFDEITGGFDQLPQAFYQDIHGGVIFNSPVVKILQDDHQVKVFYRRPHTSFPLSVTADYVLVTATAKATRLIKFSPPLSAEKTHALRAIHYARATKIFLICSEKFWEKDGIYNGRSITDRPSRVIYYPGHNFPSGAGAILASYTWVDDAEFFVPLDDEKCVDVVMEDLAEIHQVPKNYIRKVCNKHVIKKWGLDKYSVGGYVSFTPYQFVDYSKALFQNEGRVHFSGEHTAQPHAWIETSMKSAVRAARNIHGAINALPGRQQKKLKDNEL, encoded by the exons atggacacagacttctctcaca TACTCCTccagaccttcctcctggtgttagTCCCAAGTTTACAGATTCTCCCTGGCATAGAGACGAAGTGGGAAGAATGCTTCATTGACCCAGACTATGAAGAACTGGTGGCTATTGCCAGAAATGGACTGGAAAACGGGTGTCGTTCAAAGAAGGTGGTGATTGTTGGGGCAGGAATCAGTGGACTCACAGCTgccaaactgttgaaagatgctGGTTGTAAG GTTCTCATTCTGGAAGCCAGTCACCGCTTGGGAGGACGCATCGTGACCCACAGAGAACAAGATTGGTATGTGGAGTTGGGAGCCATGCGGTTGCCAGCACATCACAG GCTTGTGCGTGAATTTATTAAAAAACTGAAACTGAAACTGAACCCATTCTATAATAGTAATGACAAGGGCTGGTATTTCGTTAACAACATCAGGGCAAGAGCTGGAGAGGTAGACCGAAACCCTGATATATTGCAATACCCCGTGCTTCCCACAGAAAGAGGAAAATCTGCCAGAGAACTTTATAATCAGACACTGGATAAG GTGACCACAGACTGCAGTGCTCTGAAAGAGAAATATGACTCCTTTTCCACCAAG GAGTATTTGATTAAAGAAGGAAATTTAAGTAGAGGAGCCATTGATATGATTGGTGACGTGATGAATGAAGATGGTCTATTCCACTTGTCATTTCTTTACTCTGTTATGGTCTTTTCCACCTTCTCTGAGAAGAG TTTCGATGAGATCACGGGGGGATTCGATCAGCTTCCGCAGGCTTTCTACCAGGATATTCACGGGGGCGTTATATTTAACTCCCCGGTAGTGAAGATACTACAAGATGATCACCAAGTGAAAGTGTTTTACCGCAGGCCACACACCTCATTCCCCTTATCTGTGACGGCCGACTATGTCCTTGTCACGGCCACAGCAAAAGCCACACGGCTCATTAAATTTTCTCCACCTCTTTCTGCTGAAAAGACCCATGCCCTGCGCGCTATTCACTACGCAAGAGCCACTAAGATTTTTTTGATCTGTTCTGAAAAATTTTGGGAGAAGGATGGAATCTATAACGGGAGGTCAATCACTGATCGCCCCTCCAGAGTCATCTACTACCCCGGCCACAATTTCCCCAGTGGGGCGGGGGCGATCCTGGCTTCCTACACCTGGGTGGATGATGCTGAATTCTTCGTTCCCCTCGATGACGAAAAGTGTGTTGATGTGGTGATGGAGGACCTGGCAGAAATCCACCAGGTGCCCAAGAATTATATCCGGAAGGTTTGCAATAAACACGTGATCAAGAAATGGGGCCTGGACAAATATTCAGTGGGAGGATATGTTTCATTCACCCCGTACCAGTTTGTCGACTACTCCAAGGCTTTGTTTCAGAATGAAGGGAGGGTCCATTTTTCAGGAGAACACACAGCCCAGCCTCACGCCTGGATCGAAACTTCTATGAAATCTGCTGTGAGAGCAGCCAGGAACATCCATGGTGCTATCAATGCATTGCCTGGGCGACAGCAGAAGAAGCTGAAAGACAATGAATTgtaa